In the Dyella humicola genome, AGCGGCCACGCCAGCACCGCCGCACAGCTACCCGAACGCAGGCATTGCTCGGCGGCCCACAGTACGTCGCGCTCCCCGGCCTGCACGATATCGACGTGGGCCATCACCACGCCACGCGCTTCCCAGCCAGGCACATAGGGTACATACGGTGGCGCGATCAGCATCACGCTGCGTGCCTCTCGTGTCAGTCGCGCCAAGGTGGGTAGTACCAGCTGAAGTTCTCCGACGCCATCGATGGGCAACAGGATTTCTGTCATCGCGTGTTCGGGCCAGCCGCCACTCGGCAAGGCGGCATCGAGCGCGGGCCAGCCCGTGGGTTGACTGCTATCGGGCAGCGGTACCGCGCGCCCTTTCCAGATTTGGCGGGCATGTAGCAATGAGTCCAGCGCGACTACTTGGCCCATGGCGTCACCGCAACGTGCGCAGGCAACGGGTTACGACACCCCAGATCTCCAGCGTCTCACCTTCCCGAAACACGATGGGTTTGAAGTGGGCGTTCTCCGGCAACAAGGCGACATGACCATCCACCTTGCCGAGCCGCTTGATGGTCAGCTCGCCATTGACCACCGCCACCACGATGTCACCCTGACGCGGCGCGAGTGCACGATCCACCAGCACTTCATCACGATCAAAAATGCCTGCGCCGATCATCGACCAGCCCGATACCCGGATGATGAAGGTGCTCGGCTCGTGTCCGGGCAGGACCAGGTGCTCGTTGAGGTCGACCACTTCGTCGACGTCATCGTCCGCCATCGACGGCACACCTGCCGGTACACGACTCAGGAAGGCGGTAAGCCCCACGGTCGAGGGTGTCAACGACATTGGCCGCGGGGCCTCCAGTGAAGCCGTACCCCGATAGGCGTCCAGATAAGCCAGCACCGACGGCACCTGGCTTTCAGGCACGCGGATACGCTGACTGGGTTCGCCGGCAGGACGACCGGCGCCTGGGCGACTACCACCGTGATCGGAAGAAGGCATGAGGGTCATCTTGAATAATGGACCGATAATCAAGATACCACTCTCTGCATCTCACTGCCTGAGATACATCGCGTAATGTCAGCTTTTTCTCGTCAGACTTGGCCTGTCGAGGTTGACATGGCGCCTCTTCGAAATAAGAATAATTCGCATTAAAAGCAATCAACCGCCTTTCCGATCCGACAAGGAATACGCCACGTGATAACCCTCAGCGCGCTGCTGCTGAATCTGGCAGGCGCCGCTCTCGTTTATCTGGCGAGCGGGCAACAGACCCTGTTGAAAGCCCCACTGCGTGTCACGGCACGCCTGGCGGGCTGGGTGCTGATACTCGCAGGCACGGTCTGCTGGCTGATCGTTGCGGGCGCCGGGGCTGGCATTTCCGCGACGCTGACCACCTTGATGCTGGCCTGGGTCATTCTGCCCTATCTCGCCTGGTGGCGCGGCCCCGACGCAGCAGAGACGGATACCCGATGATCGCGCGCTGCCTTGCCGGCGCCCTGCTCGGTTTCCCGCTTGCCGCGACCCTGATCGCGTTGTCACTGCGACTGTTGCCGCATGGCGGTGCGGCGTTTCTTATCCCGGCGATGATCCTGTTCTTTCCGCTATGGATCGCCTTGATGGCCGGCACTTATATGTTCCGCAGCGGTGCACGCGCCTGGATGGTGCTCGGCCTCGCCAATGCGGCGGCCTTTCTCGTGTTGTGGGCCACGCGTTCGGCGGGCTTCCCGTAACGGATGACACGATGAAAGCCTCCACCATTCGCACTTATCAAACGGTTCACACCTGGACCGGCCTGTTGGCTGGCTTTGCGTTGTTCGTGGCGTTTTACGCCGGCGCACTGACCGTCTTCCACAACGACATCGCCACTTGGCAGAACCCGCCGTGGCGCAGCGCGGCGGATGCCGGCGTACCGGTGCACACGCTGATCGATCGCCTCACCGCCACCCAGCCGGCGGCGAAGGACAACTTCGGCATCGTGCTGCCCACCGATGCCTCGCATGCGGCCTATGCGTTCTGGCAGGACAAAGACGATGAGCGCTTTGCCAGCGCCAGCCAGTTGCATGCCCCCCGCGCGGAAGCCGGCGAAAACGAACTCGCCGACTTCATCTACGCCTTGCATGATTCACTTGGCTTGCCGGTAATTGGCCTGACCCTGATGGGCATCGTCAGCGTGCTCTACGGTCTGGCGCTGGTATCAGGCTTCCTGATGCACCTGCCGCAGCTGGTGAGCAGCCTGTTCGCCATCCGCGCAGGCCGCAATCTCAAGCGGCTATGGCAGGACGCGCACAATGCCATCGGCGTGATCAGCCTTCCTTTCCACATCATTTTCTCGATCACCGGCGCGCTGTTCTGCCTGCTTGGCCTGACCCTGGCCACACTCAATACCGTCGCGTTCGACGGCAAGCTGTACAGCGCCTTCGCCCAAGCCACGCAGACCACGCCCACGATCACCGCCAGCGGCACGCCGGCCGTCATGTTGTCGCCCGAGGTGTTGTTGGAACGCGCCCGCGCCACGGCATTGACCTTGGGGGTCACCACGTTCGAACCCGATTACATGCACTTCGTGCACTACGGTGACTATAACGCCGTGGCCGAGGTGCGTGGACTCTCGCAGCATACGCTGGGCACCTTCGGCACGATCGTGCTGTCCGCCCGCGACGGCCGCGTGCTGCGCACGTTTGCCGGTGATGCGTACAGTCTCAATGGCATCAGCTATGCCGCGCTCTATGGCCTGCACTTCGGCAGTTTCGGCGGACGCACCGTGCAGTGGCTGTATTTCATCCTTGGGCTGGCCGGTGCTTTCCTGTTCTATTCCGGCAACCTGTTATGGATCGAATCACGTCGCAAGCGACGCCATCTCGATCAACCGCAGCGTACGCGCGTGATGGCGCGTGCCACCATCGGGGTCTTCCTGGGCACTTGCCTGGGCATTTCGGGCGCCTTCGCCGCGACCTGGATAGCCGTCCGGTTGGGCGCCGATGCCGGCCTGCCACAGCGCATCACCTGTTATGGCCTGTTCCTCGCCGCTTGTGTGTACGCCTGCATCCGCCCCATAGCGAAGGCCACGGTGGAATTGCTCATGGCCACGGCTGCGCTCACCATCGTCGTGGCCGTCGCCGACCTGATCAGCAACGCTGGCGCATTCGCTCAGGCGTGGACGCCGCTGACCCCAAGCGTGCTCGGCGTCGACCTGACTGGCATCGCCCTCAGCATCGTCTTTGCCTGCTTTGCACGCGCAACGGCTCGACGCGCCCGTACGGGTAACGCCCATAGTGTGTGGGCACTGCCGGCCGCCTCCTGAGCCAGCGCACCTGACGCTCTTCGATGGTCAATAAGCCATCCGCACCGCGCCGGGGCGGGCGACAGCGGGCGCGTCACCCATCAGCGCAATCTCGTCCCATACCGTGTCTGCCTCGCCATCAGCAAGCAATTCGTAAGCCGTGCGCCCACCAAACGCATTCTGATGCCGGCACATCCAGCGTACGGCGCGATCCCGGTCGCGCAGACTCTGCACCAGCATCGTGGCAAGCGAGGCTTGCTGCTTTTCCAGCGCGCCAAAGGCGCGCTCCATGACGTCATCCCGCAAGGTGTTGATCTGAGCAAGCTCCGTGGCGACGTCTTGAAATTTGATCGTAACTTTGCGCATACGTTCGCTCCTTATATGCCCGCATCCACACGCCTCTCGTCTGTGTCAATTGCTGCTCCCGACCTCCCCTTCGATCGGATCAGCGCAATGACCAAGTCTTCCCTCCCTGTGCAACCCGCCATTTCGCCGAATACCACGCTGCATCCGGCCATCACGGCGATACCGCCCATGCGACTGGATCATGCGCAAGGTTATGCTGAATTCGCGTGAATTCTCTAGGCTGATCAGCTACGACTTTTGGTTAGTCTTGGCGACCTTGCAACCGCGCCTTTGCTTGCACCAAACTCAAAGAGACAGACTGGCCAGTACCGATTTGAGCCGGGACATGGATGCGTGAATGGCAGCCACCGAAATATCGCCATAGCCGAATATGATTCCCTGCCTCGCGCGTCGTCCGGCATAGAAACGCGAGATGCCATATAGCCCGATCGACTCGATACGCGCCTTGGCGATCAGCTCATCCTCGCTTAGCCCCTTGCGTAACATGGCCGCAAGATGGATGCCAGCAACTGGCGCGATGGGCTCCAGCCAGCGCGACAGCTCACCCTCCAAATGCCCCAGCAAAGCCTCGCGCCGCTCCGCGTAATACCGATGCATGCGGCGCAGGTGCTTGCCAAAATCGCCATCCAGCATGAAACGCGCCAGCGCGGCCTGGGTCAGGCTGTTGCCGTGCCAGTCGTTGATCTGCTTGGCCTTGAGGAAGTCAGTGGCGAGCGATTCGGGTGGTATCACGTAGCCCATGCGCAACTCAGGAAAGATCGTCTTGGAAAAGGTGCCCACGTAGGCCACCACGCCGCTGCGATCGAGACTCCTCAACGACTCCACGGGCCGCCCTTCGAAGCGAAACTCGCCGTCGTAATCGTCTTCGACGATCAGGGCACCGCGTGCCGAAGCCCATTCCAGCAGCGCGATGCGGCGCTCCAGGCTCATGGGCATGCCCAGCGGGAATTGATGCGAGGGGGTCACGTAAACCAGTCGGGCATGATCCGGCAGTGCGCTCACCACCAGCCCTTCGTTATCCACCCGAACAGGTACGACGCGCGCACCCAATGCCAGCAGGGCGGAGCGCACCGGCGGATAGCCCGGCTCCTCCACCGCGACGGTATCGCCGGGATTGACCATGACACGGGCGGCCAGGTCGAGCGCTTGCTGTGCCCCCTGGGTAGCCACCACATCCTGCCAGTTGCAAGTGACACCGCGGTTGAACCCGACATATCGCGCAATGGCCAACCGCAACTCCTGCTCGCCGCCCGGGTCGTGGTACATGCCGCGCCCGCGCGCCTGTACACGCAAGGCATGGTTGATGCACCTGCGCCATACGTCCCCGCGAAACAGCGCCTTGTCGGTAACGCCGCCCAGGTAGTCATAGGTGAGCTGCGTACCGGGCTTGGGCATCGATAGCGCCTCCGGCACTCGCTTCCACACGGCGGCGGCCTTAGGGGAGGCGACACTGCGCGCACGCGTGCTTACGGGTGCTGGCGCCAGCCCTTCCGCGACATAGGTGCCGTCTCCCGCATGGCTGATCAGAAAACCCTCGGCGATCAACCGCTCGTAGGCCTCGAGTGGCGTCTTGCGCGACACGCCAAGTTGCCGTGCCAGATCGCGCGTGGACGGCAGCCGTTCCCTGGCAGGCAAGCGGCCATCCACGATGGCGGTACGTAGCTGCCGGTACAACTGGCCCGTCAGATCCCGGCGGCCGGCGATGGTCAATTGAATGTCCATCCAGTGGTCACCTTAAATTGCTAAAAATTGGATATTTAGGTAGTCCAATAATGAGCATAGCCTTATCCCACCTTCCCCGCTGAATTCTGTTACCAAGGAGCACAGACATGAGCGAGCGTCTCGATTTTTATAAAGCCAGCCCCGACGCCATCAAGGCGATGATCGGCCTGGAGCAGCGCATCGGCAAAAGCGGCCTGGAAAAGTCACTGATCGAACTGGTGCGCCTGCGCGCCTCGCAGATCAACGGCTGCGCCTATTGCGTGGACATGCATGCCTCCGATGCGCGCAAGGCCGGCGAAAACGAACGCCGCCTGTCCACGCTGAGCGTGTGGCGCGAAACGCCATTCTTCACCGATCGCGAACGCGCCGCGCTGGAATGGACCGAAGCCGTCACCTTGATCTCCCAAAGCCACGCGCCGGACACCGTGTGGGAAGCGGTGCAGCCACACTTCTCGCCCGAAGAGCTGACCGATCTGACCTTGCTGATCGTGGCGATCAACGGCTGGAACCGTTTCGCCATTGCCTTCCGCAAGCTTCCTGCCTGATGCCGCGGTGTCCGCTCAACGTGCCGAGTCAGCTCAGGGCTGACGAAGGATCTCAAGAATCTTCGTCAGCACTTCGTCCTTGAGATACAGCTGGTGCCCACTTTTCACGATGGTGGTGGAGGTGGCCCCGGGCAGAATGGCGCTGCTGAGCGGCACGAACCCGTCTCCGGGCGGTCGCGCACCGGGAAGGCTGCCGGCAAAAGTGTAGTAACGCACGCTCGCGACCGGCATCAGCGATTGCGCGGCATGGCTCACCGGCTGTTCCGGACGCAGGGTGCTGATGCTGCTCAGGCCTTCCTTTTGATAGTCAGCCGCCAACGCCACCGACTCATGTTGGCGATTGGCCTTGGCCACGCGCAGCAGCGCATCCACCTCCGGGGCACTGACCCGCACCAGGCGCAAGGCAAGCTGGCCGATGAACTCGTCGGCAACCGGACTGCCCTTATGCGGTGCAGCCAGGAAAATGGCCCGGCTTACGCCCGGATACGCCTTGAAGTGAAAAATGCTGTCTACCACGGCAATATCGGCGGGAGTGCCGCTCAACGCAGTAACGGGTTCATCGAACACGGCATTCCAGATCACTTCGTCGCTATTGGACGCGAGCAGGCGCGACATCACACCACCCAGGCTGTGCCCGATCAGCACCATGTTCTGCCGTGCCGGCGCCGTGCCTGACGGATCCAGCGCGCGCCAGCCATCGTCGAGAAATTGCTGGACGCGGTGGCGATCGAGCAAGATCGGCGTATTGGTGGGAAACACCACGTGCCAGACCTGGTAACGCGCATGCAATTCGGGCGAGCCGAAGATCATATTGGTCAGCCGGGCCCAGATCAGCGGACTGCGCCCCAGGCCATGCAACATGATGATGGGCGTCTTGTTCGGGTCGTAGTCCTCCAACAGGTAAAGGCCCTCGCGAACCGCCAGTTCGGTACCGCCAAGCAGGTTCCATATCGCCAGGCGATCAAGCCGAGATCTGTCGTACAAGGCGGCCAGCGGCGCAGTGACGTCACTGGCAAGCACGACATGCTGATCGGCCACCACGATGTCCGGATGCAGGGTCGGATCGGTCATGACCAACTGGGGCATGCCTTCGCCGTCCTGCTCGACCCATGCCGTCACCGGACGGGCCACCCCCTCCGACGG is a window encoding:
- a CDS encoding antitoxin Xre/MbcA/ParS toxin-binding domain-containing protein, which codes for MRKVTIKFQDVATELAQINTLRDDVMERAFGALEKQQASLATMLVQSLRDRDRAVRWMCRHQNAFGGRTAYELLADGEADTVWDEIALMGDAPAVARPGAVRMAY
- the imuA gene encoding translesion DNA synthesis-associated protein ImuA, with amino-acid sequence MGQVVALDSLLHARQIWKGRAVPLPDSSQPTGWPALDAALPSGGWPEHAMTEILLPIDGVGELQLVLPTLARLTREARSVMLIAPPYVPYVPGWEARGVVMAHVDIVQAGERDVLWAAEQCLRSGSCAAVLAWPLQADDRALRRLQVAADTGKALAFVFRDQRHALQASPAALRLELESEPSLQVRIRKCRGGQPPAGMLPLAAGWS
- a CDS encoding PLP-dependent aminotransferase family protein, whose amino-acid sequence is MDIQLTIAGRRDLTGQLYRQLRTAIVDGRLPARERLPSTRDLARQLGVSRKTPLEAYERLIAEGFLISHAGDGTYVAEGLAPAPVSTRARSVASPKAAAVWKRVPEALSMPKPGTQLTYDYLGGVTDKALFRGDVWRRCINHALRVQARGRGMYHDPGGEQELRLAIARYVGFNRGVTCNWQDVVATQGAQQALDLAARVMVNPGDTVAVEEPGYPPVRSALLALGARVVPVRVDNEGLVVSALPDHARLVYVTPSHQFPLGMPMSLERRIALLEWASARGALIVEDDYDGEFRFEGRPVESLRSLDRSGVVAYVGTFSKTIFPELRMGYVIPPESLATDFLKAKQINDWHGNSLTQAALARFMLDGDFGKHLRRMHRYYAERREALLGHLEGELSRWLEPIAPVAGIHLAAMLRKGLSEDELIAKARIESIGLYGISRFYAGRRARQGIIFGYGDISVAAIHASMSRLKSVLASLSL
- a CDS encoding LexA family protein, yielding MPSSDHGGSRPGAGRPAGEPSQRIRVPESQVPSVLAYLDAYRGTASLEAPRPMSLTPSTVGLTAFLSRVPAGVPSMADDDVDEVVDLNEHLVLPGHEPSTFIIRVSGWSMIGAGIFDRDEVLVDRALAPRQGDIVVAVVNGELTIKRLGKVDGHVALLPENAHFKPIVFREGETLEIWGVVTRCLRTLR
- a CDS encoding esterase/lipase family protein, translated to MRRLDAGDNRTIAARFKTTSCLAAQVRRGPAASWRLLGLWTLCLLLAACASVPHQGTPSTAPPDPLVEARRLWRELPHQSDPETSARIAMHCAAYAYLALGSRHAGQRREAEAISNTCSGLLVDFLLEHEPPRWTSETLSVGESKLAVEFRGVSSSLSGTMALIRADTVLIPPVMGTRYATPGLGIPLVAIQARCTDHPACRLFPSEGVARPVTAWVEQDGEGMPQLVMTDPTLHPDIVVADQHVVLASDVTAPLAALYDRSRLDRLAIWNLLGGTELAVREGLYLLEDYDPNKTPIIMLHGLGRSPLIWARLTNMIFGSPELHARYQVWHVVFPTNTPILLDRHRVQQFLDDGWRALDPSGTAPARQNMVLIGHSLGGVMSRLLASNSDEVIWNAVFDEPVTALSGTPADIAVVDSIFHFKAYPGVSRAIFLAAPHKGSPVADEFIGQLALRLVRVSAPEVDALLRVAKANRQHESVALAADYQKEGLSSISTLRPEQPVSHAAQSLMPVASVRYYTFAGSLPGARPPGDGFVPLSSAILPGATSTTIVKSGHQLYLKDEVLTKILEILRQP
- a CDS encoding carboxymuconolactone decarboxylase family protein: MSERLDFYKASPDAIKAMIGLEQRIGKSGLEKSLIELVRLRASQINGCAYCVDMHASDARKAGENERRLSTLSVWRETPFFTDRERAALEWTEAVTLISQSHAPDTVWEAVQPHFSPEELTDLTLLIVAINGWNRFAIAFRKLPA
- a CDS encoding PepSY-associated TM helix domain-containing protein encodes the protein MKASTIRTYQTVHTWTGLLAGFALFVAFYAGALTVFHNDIATWQNPPWRSAADAGVPVHTLIDRLTATQPAAKDNFGIVLPTDASHAAYAFWQDKDDERFASASQLHAPRAEAGENELADFIYALHDSLGLPVIGLTLMGIVSVLYGLALVSGFLMHLPQLVSSLFAIRAGRNLKRLWQDAHNAIGVISLPFHIIFSITGALFCLLGLTLATLNTVAFDGKLYSAFAQATQTTPTITASGTPAVMLSPEVLLERARATALTLGVTTFEPDYMHFVHYGDYNAVAEVRGLSQHTLGTFGTIVLSARDGRVLRTFAGDAYSLNGISYAALYGLHFGSFGGRTVQWLYFILGLAGAFLFYSGNLLWIESRRKRRHLDQPQRTRVMARATIGVFLGTCLGISGAFAATWIAVRLGADAGLPQRITCYGLFLAACVYACIRPIAKATVELLMATAALTIVVAVADLISNAGAFAQAWTPLTPSVLGVDLTGIALSIVFACFARATARRARTGNAHSVWALPAAS